Proteins encoded by one window of Thermococcus sp.:
- a CDS encoding ATP-binding protein — protein sequence MSVSKEEIETAVEELDGIPGWLVEFGFHYWKRGDFERALDMTMRKARALIREELLELEKRSRRYSLILHAVAMGLTSWSMIKEYVEAKAGPVTNARLSELLRNLKKMGWITRENRKYRIIDPVVERVLREG from the coding sequence ATGAGCGTTTCCAAGGAAGAAATAGAAACCGCCGTTGAGGAACTCGACGGAATCCCCGGCTGGCTGGTCGAGTTCGGCTTCCACTACTGGAAGAGGGGGGACTTCGAGCGGGCCCTCGACATGACGATGAGAAAGGCTAGGGCGCTCATCAGGGAGGAACTCCTGGAGCTCGAGAAAAGGAGCAGAAGATATTCGCTCATACTCCACGCCGTGGCGATGGGGCTGACCAGCTGGAGCATGATTAAGGAATACGTGGAGGCCAAAGCTGGACCCGTAACAAACGCGAGGCTAAGCGAACTTCTTAGGAACCTGAAAAAGATGGGGTGGATAACCAGGGAAAACAGAAAATACAGAATTATAGACCCCGTTGTGGAAAGAGTGTTGAGGGAGGGATGA
- the prf1 gene encoding peptide chain release factor aRF-1 yields MSHKSADMYELKKKVEELKDYRGRATELVSLYIPDGYDVNKVMQQLREEYGTAQNIKSKSTRKNVLGALERAMQHLKLYRQTPKNGLALFVGNVSEQEGVSDIRLWAIVPPEPLKVRLYRCDQTFVTEPLEEMLRVKDAYGLITVEKNEATIGLLRGKRIEVIDELTSNVPGKTRAGGQSARRYERIREQETHEFMKRIAEHAAKVFLPLLEKGELRGIIIGGPGPTKEDFIEKEYLHHELRKKIIGVVDISYSGEYGLKELVEKASDILRDHEAIKERHLIQNFFKHLVKDTGMITYGEKEVRKALELGAVETLLISEGYDRVRVHAKCNNCGWEETKTMSEQEFHIYRKRLTHCPKCGSQNISFDKWDVAEELIKMAEEAGSDVEVISLDTEEGQQFYKAFGGIAAFLRYKIR; encoded by the coding sequence ATGTCTCACAAGTCTGCCGATATGTATGAACTCAAGAAGAAGGTGGAGGAGCTGAAGGATTATCGAGGTCGAGCAACCGAGCTTGTCAGCCTGTACATACCAGATGGATACGATGTAAACAAGGTCATGCAGCAACTTCGCGAGGAGTACGGGACAGCCCAAAACATAAAGAGCAAATCAACGCGAAAGAACGTTCTGGGGGCACTTGAAAGGGCGATGCAACATCTCAAGCTCTACCGACAGACGCCGAAAAACGGCCTAGCGCTCTTCGTAGGAAACGTCAGCGAGCAGGAGGGAGTGAGCGATATACGACTCTGGGCGATAGTCCCCCCGGAGCCGCTCAAAGTTAGGCTCTATCGATGTGACCAGACATTTGTCACCGAGCCGCTTGAGGAGATGCTCCGAGTTAAAGACGCCTATGGCCTCATAACCGTCGAGAAAAACGAGGCGACTATAGGCCTGCTTAGGGGCAAGAGGATAGAGGTGATAGATGAACTCACATCCAATGTCCCCGGAAAGACGAGGGCTGGTGGTCAGTCTGCAAGGCGTTACGAGAGGATTCGCGAGCAGGAAACACACGAGTTTATGAAGCGCATAGCGGAGCATGCAGCCAAGGTCTTCCTCCCGCTCCTTGAGAAGGGCGAGCTCAGGGGCATAATCATAGGTGGCCCCGGCCCGACCAAGGAGGACTTCATCGAGAAGGAGTACCTCCACCACGAGCTCAGGAAGAAGATAATAGGCGTCGTCGACATAAGCTACAGCGGTGAATACGGCCTCAAGGAGCTCGTCGAAAAGGCCAGTGACATCCTCAGGGACCACGAGGCCATCAAGGAGCGCCACCTCATCCAGAACTTCTTCAAGCACCTCGTCAAGGACACCGGAATGATAACTTACGGTGAGAAGGAAGTCAGGAAGGCCCTTGAGCTTGGGGCCGTCGAGACCCTCCTCATCAGCGAGGGATACGACCGCGTCAGGGTTCACGCGAAGTGCAACAACTGCGGCTGGGAAGAAACAAAGACGATGAGCGAGCAGGAGTTCCACATCTATAGGAAGAGGCTCACCCACTGCCCGAAGTGTGGCAGCCAGAACATCAGCTTCGATAAATGGGATGTGGCTGAGGAGCTCATAAAAATGGCTGAGGAAGCCGGCTCAGACGTCGAGGTCATATCTCTCGACACGGAGGAAGGCCAGCAGTTCTACAAGGCCTTCGGAGGAATCGCCGCCTTTCTGAGGTACAAGATAAGGTGA
- a CDS encoding pro-sigmaK processing inhibitor BofA family protein, translating into MLAELLFLFFLFLVFLLVVRIGLAILRYLVANAVIGLIILWFTNWVGISNVPFTWLNVLVVAIGGVLGAIALIIISWF; encoded by the coding sequence ATGTTAGCTGAACTGTTGTTCCTGTTTTTCCTGTTTCTGGTCTTTCTGCTGGTGGTCAGGATTGGGCTTGCCATATTAAGGTATCTCGTGGCCAACGCGGTCATAGGTTTGATAATACTCTGGTTCACTAATTGGGTAGGCATCTCGAACGTGCCGTTTACCTGGCTGAACGTCCTCGTGGTCGCCATAGGTGGGGTTCTAGGGGCTATAGCACTTATAATAATCTCGTGGTTCTAG
- a CDS encoding class III signal peptide-containing protein yields the protein MKRKAQGAIEYLFMIAAALIIILVVVRQLSGRTKNAATTINSTSKELNNTLNQLNQSG from the coding sequence GTGAAGAGAAAAGCCCAGGGTGCTATCGAGTACCTGTTTATGATTGCGGCCGCCCTGATTATAATATTGGTTGTTGTAAGACAGCTCAGCGGAAGGACCAAGAATGCCGCGACTACAATAAACAGCACATCCAAGGAGCTTAACAACACACTCAACCAGCTTAACCAGAGTGGCTGA
- a CDS encoding site-2 protease family protein: MPRGIYECVNCGHREIIDSNEPLLEGACPRCGGDMILVGFETERMPSPELNKRDMVISPTPIKPTDEVEDVIKKFYRANFRGRDGNVFVFTVDETLSANFEEFLRELEEHGYWAALKKRSGEVFLYVFPAGEIKPDNPWLPWVFLISTIATTFLAGYLLSMGYIQLLDRYGIPGIRNPYLNALAFSISVMGILGTHELGHKIAAAYHGVRATMPYFIPFPSILGTLGAVIRVKSPLPTKDAAIDLGVSGPLAGFLVALPVSIIGLKLSVSVPANLIPPGQGGITFGENLLFMLIEKYMFSQSGNTVLFLHPIAIAGWVGILVTFLNLIPAAQLDGGHIARALLSEKAHRYMTIVLAFALMAMSYLWIGWMIWGLLVLMMGMAGNPGALDEVTPLSKKRILLAVIAVVLFVLSATPAPISASG; encoded by the coding sequence ATGCCGAGGGGAATCTACGAGTGTGTAAACTGCGGTCACAGGGAAATCATTGACTCTAATGAGCCTCTTCTTGAGGGAGCCTGTCCCAGATGTGGAGGCGACATGATCCTGGTGGGGTTTGAAACCGAAAGAATGCCCTCTCCTGAGCTGAATAAGAGGGACATGGTGATAAGCCCAACGCCCATCAAACCCACCGATGAAGTGGAAGATGTTATAAAGAAATTCTACAGGGCGAACTTCCGTGGCAGGGACGGAAACGTTTTTGTGTTCACTGTCGATGAAACCCTCTCAGCCAATTTTGAGGAATTCCTAAGAGAGCTTGAGGAGCACGGCTACTGGGCGGCTCTAAAAAAGAGGAGTGGAGAGGTCTTTCTCTACGTCTTCCCCGCGGGGGAGATCAAACCCGACAACCCCTGGCTCCCGTGGGTTTTCCTGATTTCGACCATAGCCACGACGTTTTTGGCCGGCTACCTCCTGTCCATGGGGTACATACAACTCCTTGACCGCTATGGCATTCCGGGCATCAGAAACCCCTATCTCAACGCCCTGGCATTTTCCATCAGTGTCATGGGGATCTTAGGAACCCATGAGCTGGGACATAAGATAGCAGCCGCTTACCACGGTGTTCGCGCCACGATGCCTTACTTCATCCCGTTCCCAAGCATACTCGGAACTTTAGGGGCGGTTATACGCGTTAAATCCCCCCTGCCAACAAAGGATGCAGCCATAGACCTCGGCGTCAGTGGACCCCTTGCAGGCTTCCTCGTGGCCCTCCCAGTAAGCATAATCGGATTGAAGCTCTCGGTTTCAGTCCCGGCAAACCTCATCCCCCCAGGACAGGGAGGGATAACATTCGGTGAGAATCTCTTATTCATGCTCATTGAAAAGTACATGTTCTCCCAATCTGGAAACACGGTTCTCTTCCTCCACCCCATCGCCATAGCCGGCTGGGTTGGGATACTTGTAACATTCCTCAACCTCATTCCCGCAGCCCAGCTCGACGGAGGGCACATAGCAAGGGCGCTCCTGTCAGAAAAGGCACACCGCTACATGACGATTGTTCTGGCATTTGCACTGATGGCCATGAGTTACCTGTGGATTGGGTGGATGATCTGGGGGCTGCTCGTGCTCATGATGGGTATGGCCGGAAATCCTGGAGCGCTCGACGAAGTGACCCCCCTATCCAAGAAGAGGATCCTCCTAGCTGTCATTGCTGTGGTGCTATTCGTTCTCTCCGCGACACCAGCACCGATAAGTGCATCTGGATGA
- a CDS encoding DUF126 domain-containing protein, whose product MRLKGRKIVGGKAEGELIVSQKPLSFLGGVDPETGVVTDAESDIRGQSIAGKILAFPRGKGSTVGSYIIYALKKNGKAPKAIIAGEAETIVATGAIISSIPMVDGVDISKLKSGVKARVNAEDGEVEVPESGE is encoded by the coding sequence ATGAGACTCAAGGGGAGGAAGATAGTCGGAGGGAAGGCCGAGGGCGAGCTTATCGTATCTCAAAAGCCCCTCTCTTTCCTCGGCGGTGTTGACCCGGAGACAGGGGTCGTCACCGACGCGGAGAGCGACATACGCGGGCAGAGTATAGCCGGGAAGATACTCGCGTTTCCACGGGGAAAAGGTTCAACCGTCGGTTCATACATCATCTACGCCCTTAAGAAGAACGGCAAAGCTCCAAAGGCAATAATCGCAGGTGAAGCCGAGACGATAGTAGCAACCGGGGCGATAATCTCAAGCATTCCGATGGTTGATGGCGTAGATATTTCAAAGCTGAAGAGTGGTGTCAAGGCCAGGGTCAACGCCGAGGACGGTGAAGTGGAGGTTCCCGAATCTGGGGAGTAG
- a CDS encoding aconitase X catalytic domain-containing protein: protein MYLTKEEELILAGEYGYALQKAMEILVALGEIYGADRLIPIKSAQVAGVSYKNIGEAGLEFLRDFADAGAKVSVYTTLNPAGIGDDIFMEKQSEVLNLYREMGIEVTSTCTPYYGANLPKFGDHIAWSESSAVVFANSIIGARTNREGGPSSLAAAIVGKTPNYGLHLDENRKATVIVDVKAKVRTFVDYAALGYHLGRTLGNDVPYLRGIKPKQTEFLKEMGAAMAASGSIALYHVEGETPEYRKAIADKLETITVKNDDIKAVKEQFRDDWSGIDMILVGCPHASLPEVKEVAELLAMRGRPLKIPLSITASRAVKALADALGYTETIERYNGRIVPDVCFVVSPIKGWYRGIATNSGKSAFYFRSFGFNVRLDDAENLIKEAP from the coding sequence ATGTACCTGACTAAGGAGGAGGAGCTTATTCTTGCCGGTGAATACGGCTACGCCCTCCAGAAAGCCATGGAGATACTCGTTGCCCTCGGGGAAATCTACGGGGCCGATAGACTCATACCAATCAAAAGCGCACAGGTTGCGGGCGTCTCCTACAAGAACATAGGTGAAGCGGGACTTGAGTTCCTGAGGGATTTCGCCGACGCCGGCGCAAAAGTCTCCGTTTACACGACCTTAAACCCTGCTGGAATAGGAGACGATATATTTATGGAGAAGCAGAGTGAAGTCCTCAACCTCTACCGCGAGATGGGCATCGAGGTTACCTCGACCTGTACGCCATACTACGGCGCGAACCTCCCGAAGTTCGGCGACCACATAGCTTGGAGCGAGAGCTCAGCGGTGGTCTTCGCCAACTCGATAATCGGGGCGAGGACCAACAGGGAGGGCGGCCCCTCAAGTCTGGCGGCAGCGATAGTGGGCAAAACTCCGAACTACGGACTCCACCTCGATGAGAACCGGAAGGCGACGGTGATCGTTGACGTTAAAGCCAAAGTCAGGACGTTCGTTGACTACGCGGCCTTAGGCTACCACCTCGGCAGAACCCTTGGCAACGACGTGCCATACCTCAGGGGTATAAAACCAAAACAGACCGAGTTCCTCAAGGAGATGGGGGCCGCGATGGCGGCGAGCGGTTCGATAGCGCTCTACCACGTTGAAGGGGAAACCCCTGAATACAGGAAAGCGATAGCCGATAAACTGGAAACGATAACCGTCAAAAACGACGACATCAAAGCTGTTAAAGAGCAGTTCAGAGACGACTGGAGCGGGATAGATATGATCCTCGTCGGTTGCCCTCATGCCTCCTTGCCAGAGGTGAAGGAGGTAGCCGAGCTTCTGGCGATGCGCGGAAGACCTCTCAAAATACCCCTTTCCATAACCGCCAGCAGGGCTGTAAAAGCTCTGGCAGATGCACTTGGCTACACAGAAACCATAGAGCGCTACAACGGGAGGATAGTTCCAGATGTGTGCTTCGTCGTCTCGCCGATAAAAGGATGGTACAGAGGCATAGCGACCAACAGCGGGAAATCAGCTTTCTACTTCCGCTCCTTCGGATTCAACGTGAGGTTAGATGACGCTGAAAACCTCATCAAGGAGGCCCCATGA